The following are encoded in a window of Pyrenophora tritici-repentis strain M4 chromosome 6, whole genome shotgun sequence genomic DNA:
- a CDS encoding OCH1, Mannosyltransferase OCH1, with the protein MLLRPVQLSKVFTYHSFIALCTLVLIYHILSSQDRFVIRIPGAVTTTVQDTGFPRQIWYKLGPNGLSPETQNWTDSCIKNNPSYTAHFMTDESSDDYVRTAFASRPDIVANYLALPIPIYKADFLRYLLLWDRGGIWSDLDVSCETPIGTWVPSEYQANASLVVGWEFDQGWPGVYVRQFASWTIMAKPRSPHMMQIIDDILLTLREKTAEHNIGVEGASLDIMGDVVDFTGPRRLTRSVFKSLGRMLNKTVDVREMQELLQPRLVGDVLVMPEVVRGVGE; encoded by the coding sequence ATGCTGTTACGACCAGTGCAGTTATCCAAGGTCTTCACTTACCACTCTTTCATCGCGCTGTGTACATTAGTGTTGATTTACCACATCCTCTCCTCTCAGGACCGCTTTGTCATTCGTATACCAGGGGCCGTTACGACCACCGTACAGGACACCGGCTTTCCCCGACAAATCTGGTATAAACTAGGTCCTAATGGCCTCTCTCCAGAAACGCAAAACTGGACAGACAGCTGTATCAAAAACAACCCTTCCTACACAGCGCACTTCATGACCGACGAAAGCAGCGACGACTACGTCCGTACAGCTTTCGCTTCCCGCCCGGACATCGTCGCAAACTACCTCGCCCTCCCCATCCCCATCTACAAAGCAGATTTCCTGCGCTACCTCCTCCTCTGGGACCGCGGCGGTATATGGTCCGATCTAGACGTATCCTGCGAGACACCTATTGGCACATGGGTGCCGTCTGAATACCAGGCCAACGCCTCGCTCGTTGTAGGGTGGGAGTTCGACCAAGGCTGGCCCGGTGTGTACGTCCGACAATTCGCTAGCTGGACTATCATGGCTAAACCACGGTCCCCACATATGATGCAAATCATCGACGACATACTGCTTACACTGCGGGAGAAGACGGCCGAACACAACATTGGTGTTGAGGGCGCGTCGTTGGATATCATGGGCGATGTGGTTGATTTTACGGGGCCGCGGCGGTTGACAAGGAGTGTGTTTAAGAGTCTGGGGAGGATGCTTAATAAGACTGTGGATGTGCGTGAGATGCAGGAGTTGCTGCAGCCGAGGTTGGTGGGCGATGTGCTGGTTATGCCGGAAGTCGTTCGCGGCGTCGGCGAATAA
- a CDS encoding solute binding protein yields the protein MFPTSTSTSQAASSTGTPAPTQTSSPESSTPSNTETTSIPTSSATTAPNLSTQATSPAAFPLAAKIGLGVGIPVALILGLAAGWFLFRRQRHEKNDVMPEYAVHEVHVPMTQYKSYDNASHHGSDMNVTEAPAHSPVELAQGYYAWKSQAQSKSETPAIVRYEM from the coding sequence ATGTTTCCGACATCGACATCGACATCGCAAGCCGCGTCGTCGACCGGTACACCGGCCCCAACACAGACAAGCTCGCCCGAGTCAAGTACCCCATCAAACACAGAAACAACCAGCATACCAACCAGCAGCGCAACAACCGCACCCAACCTCTCCACCCAAGCCACCTCCCCAGCCGCCTTCCCCCTAGCCGCCAAGATCGGCCTCGGCGTAGGCATACCCGTCGCACTCATCCTAGGCCTCGCAGCAGGATGGTTCCTTTTCCGGCGCCAGCGTCACGAGAAAAACGACGTTATGCCAGAGTACGCAGTACACGAGGTACATGTACCTATGACCCAGTACAAGAGCTACGACAACGCAAGTCACCACGGTAGTGATATGAATGTGACGGAGGCGCCTGCGCATTCCCCCGTGGAGTTGGCACAGGGCTATTATGCGTGGAAAAGTCAAGCACAGAGTAAATCCGAGACTCCTGCAATAGTGCGGTATGAGATGTGA